In one Deltaproteobacteria bacterium genomic region, the following are encoded:
- a CDS encoding S41 family peptidase, whose product MKPAEQRPGEARRWAWRPFFVGVVLTAVLLPAFTLLAREATYGKLGIFSRVLTLVENNYVEEPDPRTLIYGAIKGMMQTLDAHSVFLTPEEYAQMKAGTDGAFGGVGLEVTRDRDRLIVIAPIEGTPAHRAGLRAGDEIATIDGVPVADLSLSLAVHRLRGPVGSKVVLGLLRDTFTAPREITLVREHIEVNPVTFTRHDDLGVIRIRSFQDRTATYVRRAVEKISKESGGKPGGIVLDLRNNPGGLLDQAVAVSDIWLSEGVIVATRGRTSPEDVQRAHKPRTEGDYPMAVLVNEGTASASEIVAAALREHDRAVLVGTQTFGKGSVQTIIDLDDGSGLKLTIARYYTPDGNSIHGRGIEPDIVVRPEPLAGAGTDDGLGNGALIAAATHDQQLQAALQALRNWDRTRPRPENEKRAGNKKAPRGK is encoded by the coding sequence TTGAAGCCAGCAGAACAGAGGCCGGGCGAGGCCCGCCGTTGGGCCTGGCGGCCCTTCTTCGTGGGCGTCGTCCTCACCGCCGTGCTGCTGCCGGCCTTCACGCTCCTGGCCCGGGAGGCCACCTACGGCAAGCTCGGGATCTTCTCCCGGGTCCTGACCCTGGTGGAGAACAACTACGTCGAGGAGCCCGACCCCCGGACCCTGATCTACGGCGCCATCAAGGGGATGATGCAGACCCTCGACGCCCACAGCGTCTTCCTCACCCCCGAGGAGTACGCCCAGATGAAGGCCGGCACCGACGGGGCCTTCGGCGGGGTGGGGCTCGAGGTCACCCGGGATCGCGATCGCCTGATCGTCATCGCGCCGATCGAGGGGACCCCCGCCCACCGCGCCGGGCTGCGGGCGGGCGACGAGATCGCCACCATCGACGGGGTGCCGGTCGCCGACCTCTCCCTCTCCCTGGCCGTGCACCGCCTGCGGGGGCCGGTGGGCTCGAAGGTCGTCCTCGGCCTCCTGCGCGACACCTTCACCGCGCCCCGGGAGATCACCCTCGTGCGAGAGCACATCGAGGTGAACCCCGTCACCTTCACCCGCCACGACGATCTCGGCGTGATCCGCATCCGCTCCTTCCAGGATCGGACGGCCACCTACGTGCGGCGGGCCGTCGAGAAGATCAGCAAGGAGTCCGGCGGCAAGCCCGGCGGCATCGTCCTCGACCTGCGTAACAACCCCGGCGGCCTCCTCGATCAGGCGGTGGCGGTCAGCGACATCTGGCTCTCCGAGGGCGTCATCGTCGCCACCCGCGGGCGCACCAGCCCGGAGGACGTGCAGCGAGCCCACAAGCCCCGCACGGAGGGGGACTACCCCATGGCCGTGCTGGTGAACGAGGGGACGGCCTCGGCCTCCGAGATCGTGGCCGCCGCGCTGCGCGAGCACGACCGGGCGGTGCTGGTGGGGACCCAGACCTTCGGCAAGGGCTCGGTGCAGACGATCATCGACCTGGACGACGGCTCGGGCCTCAAGCTGACCATCGCCCGCTACTACACGCCCGACGGAAACTCGATCCACGGGCGGGGGATCGAGCCCGACATCGTCGTGCGCCCCGAGCCCCTGGCCGGCGCGGGCACCGACGACGGCCTGGGCAACGGCGCCCTGATCGCCGCGGCCACCCACGACCAGCAGCTACAGGCAGCGCTGCAAGCGCTCCGGAACTGGGATAGGACCAGACCCAGGCCCGAGAACGAGAAGCGGGCCGGCAACAAGAAGGCCCCCAGGGGGAAGTGA